One window from the genome of Actinoplanes teichomyceticus ATCC 31121 encodes:
- a CDS encoding transketolase C-terminal domain-containing protein yields MTTPQNLDERFRDAVSALRPPEHPRAPGDPVRDGVTLTGARALELFDAQLTTRHLDLAARWLRSFNEGFHTVASAGHEGNAAVAAVLRGDDPALPHDRAAAFYCVRAAYRAEPSGGDPARRLEEAARDVLRGVVASVRDPISGGRDRVFGNAGLHLVPVVSAAAGHLPRAVGLAYGLGRAPDPRWPSDAIVAATFAADDTAQPGAAAALHAAGWHDRAGQPVPLLLVCEEDAPGGAAADSWAAAVLRGRPGLRYAYADGCDLAAVHDAATAAVEYVRRERRPAVLHLGTVRLLGHPGDPDPGADLDRDPLVGAARLLVEAGLLGPDEVITRYDEVGWQVRKAAEEVLGEPKLATVGEIVAALAPRRPLRVAHAIAEAASRATGPGAAGRARVFGGRLPEQAGPMTLAQTVNATLTDALAARPGLLVFGPATTRGGRHGVTAGLRERGGDRVFDTPADATGVIGLALGAGLAGLLPVAELPGLAGLHGGEDQLRAEAATMSFLSSGRYRNPLVLRVPALADAYGLGGHLANDNSVAVLRDVPGLVVAAPARAEDAAPMLRTCLAAAEVDGSVCVFLEPASLYQTRDLYQQGDNEWLAPYPSPDRWAGQHAPIGRARIYTLGTAQDLTIVTYGGGVRMSLRVAARLAADGYGTRVVDLRWLSPLPVADLVREAAATGRVLIVDETRRSGGVGEGVLAALVDGAFVGSARRVAAADAPVPLGPAAQHVLVGEDAITQGAHALLAR; encoded by the coding sequence ACTCTTCGACGCCCAGCTCACCACCCGCCACCTCGACCTCGCCGCGCGCTGGCTGCGCAGCTTCAACGAGGGCTTCCACACCGTCGCCTCGGCCGGCCACGAGGGCAATGCCGCGGTCGCCGCCGTGCTGCGCGGCGACGACCCGGCCCTGCCGCACGACCGGGCCGCGGCGTTCTACTGCGTCCGGGCGGCGTACCGGGCCGAGCCGTCCGGCGGCGACCCGGCCCGGCGGCTGGAGGAGGCCGCCCGGGACGTGCTGCGCGGGGTGGTGGCGTCGGTCCGGGACCCGATCAGCGGCGGGCGCGACCGGGTGTTCGGCAACGCCGGGCTGCATCTGGTCCCGGTGGTCTCCGCGGCGGCGGGCCACCTGCCGAGGGCGGTCGGCCTGGCGTACGGCCTGGGCCGCGCGCCGGACCCGCGCTGGCCCTCCGACGCGATCGTGGCGGCCACCTTCGCCGCGGACGACACCGCCCAGCCCGGCGCGGCCGCCGCCCTGCACGCGGCCGGCTGGCACGACCGGGCCGGCCAGCCGGTCCCGCTGCTGCTGGTGTGCGAGGAGGACGCGCCCGGCGGGGCCGCCGCGGACAGCTGGGCCGCGGCGGTGCTGCGCGGGCGCCCGGGGCTGCGTTACGCGTACGCCGACGGATGCGACCTGGCCGCCGTCCACGACGCCGCCACCGCGGCGGTGGAGTACGTCCGCCGCGAGCGCCGCCCCGCCGTGCTGCACCTGGGCACGGTGCGCCTGCTGGGCCACCCGGGCGATCCGGACCCGGGCGCCGACCTGGACCGCGACCCGCTGGTCGGCGCCGCCCGGCTGCTCGTCGAAGCCGGACTGCTCGGCCCGGACGAGGTCATCACCCGCTACGACGAGGTCGGCTGGCAGGTCCGCAAGGCCGCCGAGGAGGTGCTCGGCGAGCCGAAACTGGCCACCGTCGGGGAGATCGTCGCCGCCCTGGCCCCGCGCCGGCCGCTGCGGGTCGCGCACGCGATCGCCGAGGCCGCGAGCCGGGCCACCGGGCCGGGCGCGGCCGGGCGGGCCCGGGTCTTCGGCGGGCGGCTGCCCGAACAGGCCGGCCCGATGACGCTCGCGCAGACCGTCAACGCCACCCTCACCGACGCCCTGGCCGCCCGGCCCGGGCTGCTCGTCTTCGGCCCGGCGACCACCCGGGGCGGCCGGCACGGGGTCACCGCCGGGCTGCGCGAGCGCGGCGGCGACCGGGTCTTCGACACCCCGGCCGACGCCACCGGGGTGATCGGGCTGGCCCTGGGCGCCGGGCTGGCCGGCCTGCTCCCGGTCGCCGAACTGCCCGGCCTGGCCGGTCTGCACGGTGGCGAGGACCAGCTGCGGGCCGAGGCGGCGACCATGTCGTTCCTGTCCTCGGGCCGCTACCGCAACCCCCTGGTGCTGCGCGTCCCGGCGCTCGCCGACGCGTACGGGCTCGGCGGGCACCTGGCCAACGACAACTCGGTCGCGGTGCTGCGCGACGTGCCCGGCCTGGTCGTCGCCGCCCCGGCCCGCGCCGAGGACGCCGCCCCGATGCTGCGCACCTGCCTGGCCGCCGCCGAGGTGGACGGCAGCGTCTGCGTCTTCCTGGAACCGGCGTCGCTGTACCAGACGAGGGACCTCTATCAGCAAGGCGACAACGAGTGGCTGGCGCCCTATCCGTCCCCGGACCGGTGGGCCGGTCAGCACGCCCCGATCGGTCGGGCCCGCATCTACACCCTGGGCACGGCGCAGGACCTGACCATCGTCACGTACGGTGGCGGGGTGCGGATGTCCCTTCGAGTGGCGGCCCGGCTGGCCGCCGACGGATACGGCACGCGGGTGGTCGATCTGCGCTGGCTGAGCCCGCTCCCCGTGGCCGACCTGGTACGCGAGGCCGCGGCGACCGGCCGGGTGCTGATCGTCGACGAGACCCGTCGCTCCGGCGGGGTCGGCGAGGGCGTGCTCGCGGCGCTGGTCGACGGGGCGTTCGTCGGGTCCGCGCGCCGGGTGGCCGCCGCCGACGCACCCGTTCCCCTGGGTCCGGCCGCCCAGCACGTACTGGTGGGAGAAGATGCCATCACACAGGGTGCCCACGCCCTGCTGGCGCGGTAA
- a CDS encoding bifunctional RNase H/acid phosphatase: MSGDLRVVVEADGGSRGNPGPAGYGAVVRDAASGEVLLERYAGLGTATNNVAEYSGLIAGLRAAAELGATRVDVRMDSKLVIEQMAGRWQIKNPGLRPLAAEAAGLVATFREVTYGWIPRERNRAADALANRAMDEAAGKAAREPQPAAPAPKPRSWAPPSLDNATRLILVRHGATAMTAQGRYSGRGDVPLTDEGEAQAMAAAGRVAGLSRDVGAVLSSPLARCVRTAELIAAEVGGVPVTVMDDLIECDFGVWEGKTFAEVQEGWPREMSAWLESTGVAPPQGESFQAVAKRVRGAMAKILQGYPGQVVVLVSHVSPIKLILRDALAAGDAFLHRLFLDAAGVSTMDVWPDGNIAVRSVNETAHLR; the protein is encoded by the coding sequence GTGAGCGGTGACCTGCGGGTGGTCGTCGAGGCGGACGGCGGGTCCCGCGGCAACCCCGGCCCGGCCGGCTACGGCGCGGTGGTGCGGGACGCGGCCAGCGGCGAGGTGCTGCTGGAGCGCTACGCCGGTCTGGGCACCGCCACGAACAACGTCGCCGAGTACTCCGGCCTGATCGCCGGCTTGCGCGCCGCCGCCGAGCTGGGCGCCACCCGGGTCGACGTGCGGATGGACTCCAAGCTGGTGATCGAGCAGATGGCCGGCCGCTGGCAGATCAAGAACCCGGGGCTGCGGCCGCTCGCCGCCGAGGCGGCCGGGCTGGTCGCCACGTTCCGGGAGGTCACCTACGGCTGGATCCCCCGGGAGCGGAACCGGGCCGCGGACGCCCTGGCCAACCGGGCGATGGACGAGGCCGCCGGGAAGGCGGCGCGGGAGCCGCAGCCGGCCGCTCCGGCGCCGAAGCCGCGCTCCTGGGCGCCCCCGTCGCTGGACAACGCCACCCGGCTGATCCTGGTCCGGCACGGCGCGACCGCGATGACCGCGCAGGGCCGCTACTCCGGGCGCGGCGACGTGCCGCTGACCGACGAGGGCGAGGCCCAGGCGATGGCGGCGGCCGGCCGGGTGGCCGGGCTGTCCCGGGACGTCGGGGCGGTGCTGTCCTCGCCGCTGGCGCGCTGTGTGCGTACCGCCGAGCTGATCGCGGCCGAGGTGGGTGGCGTCCCGGTGACGGTGATGGACGACCTGATCGAGTGCGATTTCGGCGTGTGGGAGGGCAAGACCTTCGCCGAGGTGCAGGAGGGCTGGCCGCGGGAGATGTCGGCGTGGCTGGAGTCGACCGGTGTGGCGCCGCCGCAGGGCGAGTCGTTCCAGGCGGTCGCGAAGCGGGTGCGCGGGGCGATGGCGAAGATCCTGCAGGGTTACCCGGGTCAGGTCGTCGTGCTGGTCTCGCACGTCTCGCCGATCAAGCTGATCCTGCGGGACGCGCTGGCCGCCGGGGACGCGTTCCTGCACCGGCTGTTCCTGGACGCCGCCGGGGTGTCCACGATGGATGTGTGGCCGGACGGCAACATCGCGGTGCGCTCGGTCAACGAGACGGCGCATCTGCGATAG
- a CDS encoding helix-turn-helix domain-containing protein: MTAGSGADDARPSAGRRRRAGRDDEELLSPPEHAEVTAHFQHMLDSVTQRLSDAREKEAQLRLREQRVQALEERARQLYAEVHMMEARVSRAAAAAALETAPRSPVTATTPRAERAAAAREHELARMKAKLINGETAGAELAERIRFAYQQNGKLSLETLGGLVGYSKATLSKVFNGKMAPAWALVRKLGTELKVPQALVMQEWLPLWIAADTYRHRKPSASRATAPIPVETIPAAGPAAAVALTGPTGHTCPKCGGWVVDAAQHANWHTVTESGASQPPGDPIGKSWVAWTGVSEQPAPGLLGAEPGHGPHPAHERPLAQEVLSEVLRRTRNTSPVPGPIAELAEQMGVPI; the protein is encoded by the coding sequence ATGACGGCCGGTTCCGGCGCCGACGACGCCCGCCCGTCCGCCGGCCGGCGCCGCCGGGCCGGGCGCGACGACGAGGAGCTTCTGTCCCCGCCCGAGCATGCCGAGGTCACCGCGCACTTCCAGCACATGCTCGACAGCGTCACGCAGCGGCTCAGCGACGCGCGGGAGAAGGAGGCGCAGCTGCGCCTCCGCGAGCAGCGTGTGCAGGCGTTGGAGGAGCGCGCCCGGCAGCTCTACGCCGAGGTGCACATGATGGAGGCGCGGGTGTCCCGGGCCGCCGCCGCGGCTGCTCTGGAGACGGCGCCGCGCTCTCCCGTCACCGCGACGACTCCGCGCGCCGAGCGGGCCGCCGCGGCTCGGGAGCACGAGCTGGCCCGGATGAAGGCCAAGCTGATCAACGGCGAGACCGCCGGAGCCGAGCTGGCCGAACGGATCCGGTTCGCTTACCAGCAGAACGGAAAGCTCTCCCTGGAAACCCTGGGCGGGCTCGTCGGTTACAGCAAGGCGACCCTGTCCAAGGTGTTCAACGGCAAGATGGCTCCGGCGTGGGCCCTGGTCCGGAAGCTCGGCACCGAGCTCAAGGTGCCCCAGGCGCTGGTCATGCAGGAGTGGCTGCCGCTGTGGATCGCCGCGGACACGTACCGCCACCGGAAGCCGAGCGCGTCCCGGGCCACCGCCCCCATCCCGGTGGAGACGATCCCGGCAGCCGGGCCGGCCGCCGCCGTCGCGCTGACCGGCCCCACCGGACACACCTGTCCGAAGTGCGGCGGATGGGTGGTCGACGCCGCCCAGCACGCCAACTGGCACACGGTCACCGAGTCCGGAGCCTCGCAGCCGCCCGGCGACCCGATCGGCAAGAGCTGGGTGGCCTGGACCGGCGTCTCCGAGCAGCCCGCTCCCGGGCTGCTCGGGGCCGAGCCCGGACACGGGCCGCACCCGGCGCACGAGCGCCCGCTCGCCCAGGAGGTGCTCTCCGAGGTGCTCCGCCGGACCCGGAACACCTCACCCGTGCCGGGACCGATCGCCGAGCTGGCCGAGCAGATGGGGGTGCCCATCTGA
- a CDS encoding helix-turn-helix domain-containing protein, whose amino-acid sequence MDELPIGRRVAYWRGRRRMSQQVFADRLGKSKSWVDKVERGVRRLDKFSVVYDIADVLQVDVQLLLGKEVERKPETQNCIDQVEVDQIRAALERYDQMSAFFQAVPQSPPLAEMHKAVSHAWLTYQHAKYGALARALPKLLRDAQAADSAHANSDQAARAAHLLGQVYQIASSALRKVGEHELSWLAADRSIAVSQRAGDQLLAGLASYRVGSALLALGRVRPALEVNVNIANRLAPGLERPDGERLSVYGMLLLNGAMAASRIGDSATVRDLLSGADQASRQLGGDFNHYWTSFGPTNVQLHRCATAVELGDGRTAVETHESMDMAGFNALLPERRAHHFLDIARGYTQVGDVEKAGEMLLEGDRLAPSEIRCRPLAHEVLSDVLRRTRGTPPAPIAELAEQMGVGV is encoded by the coding sequence GTGGACGAGCTGCCGATCGGCCGCCGCGTCGCCTACTGGCGGGGCAGGCGCAGGATGTCCCAGCAGGTCTTCGCTGACCGGCTGGGCAAGAGCAAGAGCTGGGTCGACAAGGTGGAGCGGGGGGTCCGCCGGCTCGACAAGTTCTCCGTGGTGTACGACATCGCGGACGTGCTCCAGGTCGATGTCCAGCTGTTGCTGGGCAAGGAGGTGGAGCGCAAACCGGAGACCCAGAACTGCATCGACCAGGTCGAGGTCGACCAGATCCGGGCGGCGCTGGAGCGGTACGACCAGATGAGCGCGTTCTTCCAGGCGGTGCCGCAGTCGCCGCCGCTGGCCGAGATGCACAAGGCGGTCAGCCACGCGTGGCTCACCTACCAGCACGCGAAGTACGGCGCCCTGGCCCGCGCCCTGCCCAAGCTGCTGCGCGACGCCCAGGCGGCGGACAGCGCGCACGCCAACAGCGACCAGGCGGCCCGGGCCGCGCACCTGCTCGGGCAGGTCTACCAGATCGCCTCGTCGGCGCTGCGCAAGGTCGGCGAGCACGAGCTGTCCTGGCTGGCCGCGGACCGGTCGATCGCGGTCTCCCAGCGGGCCGGCGACCAGCTGCTGGCCGGTCTGGCCAGCTACCGCGTGGGCAGCGCGCTGCTCGCGCTGGGCCGGGTCCGCCCGGCCCTCGAGGTCAACGTCAACATCGCCAACCGGCTCGCGCCCGGCCTGGAACGGCCGGACGGCGAACGGCTCTCGGTGTACGGGATGCTGCTGCTCAACGGCGCGATGGCGGCCTCCCGGATCGGGGACAGCGCCACCGTGCGCGACCTGCTCAGCGGCGCCGACCAGGCGTCCCGCCAGCTGGGCGGCGACTTCAACCACTACTGGACGTCGTTCGGGCCGACCAACGTGCAGCTGCACCGGTGCGCCACCGCGGTGGAGCTCGGCGACGGCCGGACAGCGGTGGAGACCCACGAGAGCATGGACATGGCGGGGTTCAACGCCCTGCTCCCGGAACGGCGGGCGCACCACTTCCTGGACATCGCCCGCGGCTACACCCAGGTCGGCGACGTGGAGAAGGCCGGCGAGATGCTGCTGGAGGGCGACCGGCTCGCCCCCTCGGAGATCCGCTGCCGCCCGCTCGCCCACGAGGTCCTTTCCGACGTGCTCCGGCGGACCCGGGGCACGCCACCGGCTCCGATCGCGGAGCTGGCCGAACAGATGGGAGTCGGCGTATGA
- a CDS encoding Nif3-like dinuclear metal center hexameric protein, protein MTEPAAVPTVRQVVDALDARYPRNWAESWDRVGLVLGEFERAVTRVLCVVDCVPETVDQALAIGADLIVAHHPLLLKPVSSIAPDTFKGRIVHRLIRAEVALYTAHTNADVANPGVSDALAARLGLTGLRPLVPAEGAAAGEGRGVGRIGTLAQPLTLAGFAALVAERLPATAAGVRAAGDPGRQIRTVAVSGGAGDSFLADAAHAGVDAYLCADLRHHPVSEHLANGGPALLDAAHWATERPWLDDVAAWLGAEFPVDVVVSDLDTDPWTVHAASAQKENHS, encoded by the coding sequence GTGACGGAGCCTGCCGCTGTACCGACCGTTCGTCAGGTGGTCGACGCCCTCGACGCGCGTTATCCCCGGAACTGGGCGGAGTCGTGGGACCGGGTCGGTCTGGTCCTCGGTGAGTTCGAGCGCGCCGTGACCCGGGTCCTGTGCGTCGTCGACTGCGTGCCGGAGACCGTCGACCAGGCTCTCGCGATCGGCGCCGACCTGATCGTCGCGCACCACCCGCTGCTGTTGAAGCCGGTGTCGTCGATCGCCCCGGACACCTTCAAGGGGCGGATCGTGCACCGGCTGATCCGTGCCGAGGTGGCGCTCTACACCGCGCACACCAACGCGGACGTCGCCAATCCGGGTGTCTCCGACGCGCTCGCCGCCCGGCTCGGCCTGACCGGGCTGCGCCCGCTGGTGCCGGCCGAGGGCGCGGCCGCCGGCGAGGGCCGTGGCGTGGGCCGGATCGGCACCCTGGCGCAGCCGCTCACCCTGGCGGGGTTCGCCGCCCTGGTGGCGGAGCGGCTGCCGGCCACCGCGGCCGGGGTGCGTGCGGCCGGCGACCCGGGGCGGCAGATCCGCACGGTCGCCGTCTCCGGTGGCGCCGGTGACTCCTTCCTGGCCGACGCGGCACATGCCGGGGTCGACGCGTATCTTTGCGCGGACCTGCGGCATCACCCGGTCAGCGAGCATCTCGCCAACGGCGGCCCGGCGCTGCTCGACGCCGCCCACTGGGCGACCGAGCGGCCCTGGCTGGACGACGTGGCAGCCTGGCTGGGCGCGGAGTTCCCCGTCGATGTGGTGGTGTCCGACCTGGACACCGACCCCTGGACCGTTCATGCCGCTTCTGCGCAGAAGGAGAACCACTCGTGA
- a CDS encoding DUF402 domain-containing protein, with the protein MDAVDLVLRKYDGRPHRRVTGRLLGEDEFGTWIGTPRGTTVRFSYGLRRISWTGSDSVRLIPRDRWWLAMFSAEPSRSEIYCDVSTPARRTGPREFTVIDLDIDLIRFRADGRVVIDDEDEFAEHRVHFGYPDDVVAGATGAAAELHAALTGGAEPFAGHYRGWLARVGRPARRWSPFR; encoded by the coding sequence GTGGACGCGGTGGACCTGGTGTTGCGCAAGTACGACGGCCGGCCGCACCGCCGGGTCACCGGGCGGCTGCTCGGCGAGGACGAGTTCGGCACCTGGATCGGCACCCCGCGAGGCACCACGGTGCGCTTCAGCTACGGCCTGCGGCGGATCTCCTGGACCGGCTCGGACTCGGTCCGGCTGATCCCACGGGACCGCTGGTGGCTGGCGATGTTCTCGGCCGAGCCGAGCCGGTCGGAGATCTACTGCGACGTGAGCACCCCGGCCCGGCGTACCGGTCCGCGCGAATTCACGGTGATCGACCTGGACATCGACCTGATCCGGTTCCGTGCCGACGGCCGGGTGGTGATCGACGACGAGGACGAGTTCGCCGAGCACCGGGTCCACTTCGGATATCCCGACGACGTGGTCGCCGGGGCGACCGGCGCGGCCGCCGAACTGCACGCGGCCCTGACCGGCGGGGCCGAGCCGTTCGCCGGGCACTACCGCGGGTGGCTCGCCCGGGTCGGCCGGCCGGCCCGGCGCTGGTCCCCGTTCCGCTGA
- a CDS encoding flavoprotein: protein MTGNPSPGVLYVLVCGSPMARDVGILVGMAQRDGWEVCVITTPDGRKFVDVAALQEQTGHPVRTFYKSPGDPDVLPPADAMIVAPATVNTVNKWAAGITDTLVLGLLVEGYGYGVPTAVVPYTNKIMALHPALHESLAKLRDWGVHVLYGEDVCRLGAPGQTDRFRGQFPWRRALQAVSDPIPAGSRVEPGAVS from the coding sequence ATGACGGGTAACCCCTCACCCGGTGTGCTGTACGTCCTCGTGTGTGGTTCGCCGATGGCCCGGGACGTCGGGATCCTCGTCGGCATGGCGCAGCGGGACGGCTGGGAGGTATGTGTGATCACCACCCCCGACGGCCGCAAGTTCGTCGACGTGGCGGCCCTGCAGGAACAGACCGGACATCCGGTACGAACCTTCTACAAGAGTCCCGGTGACCCGGACGTGCTGCCGCCGGCGGACGCGATGATCGTCGCGCCGGCCACCGTCAACACCGTGAACAAGTGGGCCGCCGGCATCACCGACACGCTGGTGCTCGGCCTGCTGGTCGAGGGGTACGGCTACGGCGTGCCGACCGCGGTGGTCCCGTACACCAACAAGATCATGGCGTTGCATCCCGCGCTGCACGAGAGCCTGGCGAAGCTACGCGACTGGGGTGTGCACGTGCTCTACGGCGAGGACGTGTGCCGGCTGGGCGCCCCGGGCCAGACCGACCGGTTCCGCGGCCAGTTCCCGTGGCGGCGTGCGCTGCAGGCGGTCAGCGACCCGATCCCGGCGGGCAGCCGAGTCGAGCCGGGAGCGGTTTCCTAG
- a CDS encoding zinc ribbon domain-containing protein: MKAAPEAQRRLLDLQAVDTALAQLAHRRKSLPELAEIEAVAREISALEDERVRAQVTVDDLDRDISRFEKDIEQVRQRKERDQKRLDAGGALKEIEGLQHELATLNRRQSELEDAELELMEQRETAAAALADVQDRIGAAVRRRGDAERRRDETYAEIAKEQEFKSASRGPLAADLPADLVTLYDKIRTETGMGAALVHAGRCGACRIELYGADLARVKAAPADEVVRCEECRRIMVRTAESGL, encoded by the coding sequence GTGAAGGCTGCCCCGGAAGCCCAGCGTCGCCTGCTCGACCTGCAGGCCGTCGACACCGCCCTGGCCCAGCTCGCGCACCGCCGCAAGAGCCTGCCCGAGCTCGCCGAGATCGAGGCGGTGGCCCGGGAGATCTCCGCGCTGGAGGACGAGCGGGTCCGTGCCCAGGTCACCGTCGACGACCTGGACCGCGACATCTCCCGGTTCGAGAAGGACATCGAGCAGGTCCGGCAGCGCAAGGAGCGGGACCAGAAGCGGCTCGACGCCGGGGGCGCGCTGAAGGAGATCGAGGGCCTGCAGCACGAGCTGGCCACCCTGAACCGGCGGCAGTCCGAGCTCGAGGACGCCGAGCTGGAGCTGATGGAGCAGCGGGAGACCGCGGCGGCGGCGCTGGCCGACGTGCAGGACCGGATCGGCGCGGCGGTGCGGCGGCGCGGCGACGCCGAGCGGCGGCGTGACGAGACGTACGCGGAGATCGCCAAGGAGCAGGAGTTCAAGTCGGCGTCGCGCGGCCCGCTCGCCGCGGACCTGCCGGCCGATCTGGTCACCCTGTACGACAAGATCCGCACCGAGACCGGGATGGGCGCGGCGCTGGTCCACGCCGGTCGCTGCGGCGCCTGCCGGATCGAGCTGTACGGCGCGGACCTGGCCCGGGTGAAGGCCGCCCCGGCCGACGAGGTGGTGCGCTGCGAGGAGTGCCGCCGGATCATGGTGCGTACCGCGGAGTCCGGGCTGTGA
- a CDS encoding bifunctional DNA primase/polymerase, producing MQWSNRQPFVRPSLFDRLDRVRLRRAARAYAGHGWAVAPGSYLTGLRFECGRPGCSITGCHPAVESLAESATADPGRVAGWWRRRPHNVLLPTGDAFDVLEVPAALGRPVTDSPAGAAGPVAVTAAGRWMFLVRPGCPLRDELDLRLDVVRHGRGSWIPAPPSRMAEGPVRWAVPPTAVDWALPDPERVQEMLAGTARRARRTPVVPRQLSTERRAA from the coding sequence ATGCAGTGGAGCAACCGTCAGCCGTTCGTCCGACCTTCGCTTTTCGATCGTCTCGACCGGGTCCGCCTGCGCCGGGCCGCGCGGGCGTACGCCGGGCACGGCTGGGCGGTGGCGCCCGGCTCCTACCTGACCGGGCTCCGGTTCGAGTGCGGGCGTCCCGGATGCTCGATCACCGGTTGCCATCCGGCGGTTGAGTCCCTCGCCGAGTCGGCCACCGCCGATCCCGGCCGGGTGGCCGGGTGGTGGCGGCGCCGGCCGCACAACGTCCTGCTGCCCACCGGCGACGCCTTCGACGTGCTGGAGGTGCCGGCCGCGCTGGGCCGTCCGGTCACCGACTCGCCCGCCGGCGCTGCCGGGCCGGTCGCGGTCACCGCGGCCGGGCGCTGGATGTTCCTGGTCCGGCCCGGCTGTCCGCTGCGGGACGAACTCGACCTGCGCCTGGACGTGGTGCGCCACGGCCGCGGCTCATGGATCCCGGCCCCGCCGAGCCGGATGGCCGAGGGACCGGTGCGGTGGGCGGTCCCGCCCACCGCGGTGGACTGGGCCCTGCCCGACCCGGAACGGGTGCAGGAGATGCTCGCCGGCACCGCGCGCCGGGCGCGCCGGACACCCGTCGTGCCGCGTCAGCTCTCCACCGAACGTCGCGCGGCCTGA
- a CDS encoding peroxiredoxin produces MPIEVGRPAPDFLLKDQNNQEVRLGNFRGRKAVLLVFYPLAFSRRCHGELTEIQQNLDGYANDRVQVLTLSVDSVYSHKVWAEQEGFAFPLLADFWPHGEVARAYGVFNEDSGFANRGTFLVDRAGTIRFAEMAGPGESRDQSAWRAALAAVEA; encoded by the coding sequence ATGCCGATCGAGGTAGGCCGGCCGGCGCCGGATTTCCTGCTCAAAGACCAGAACAACCAAGAGGTACGCCTCGGGAACTTCCGCGGGCGCAAGGCTGTGCTGCTGGTCTTCTACCCCCTCGCGTTCAGCCGGCGCTGCCACGGCGAGCTCACCGAGATCCAGCAGAACCTCGACGGGTACGCCAACGACCGGGTGCAGGTGCTCACCCTCAGCGTCGACTCGGTGTACAGCCACAAGGTCTGGGCCGAGCAGGAGGGCTTCGCGTTCCCGCTGCTCGCCGACTTCTGGCCGCACGGCGAGGTGGCGCGGGCGTACGGCGTCTTCAACGAGGACAGCGGCTTCGCCAACCGGGGCACGTTCCTGGTGGACCGGGCCGGAACGATCCGGTTCGCCGAGATGGCGGGGCCGGGGGAGTCCCGGGACCAGAGCGCGTGGCGGGCGGCGCTCGCCGCCGTCGAGGCCTGA
- a CDS encoding DUF3052 domain-containing protein — translation MSATAGQADGVRSLADRFGFEPNMVVMEMGYDDDVDEDLRDALTERVGELVDEDTDEVVDAVLLWYRDGDGDLFELLTDALGPLADNGVVWLLTPKAGRDGHVEPSEISESAPTAGLQQTSTVNAGKDWTGARLVSPRGAKKK, via the coding sequence GTGAGCGCGACCGCGGGTCAGGCCGACGGCGTACGTAGCCTGGCGGACCGGTTCGGCTTCGAGCCGAACATGGTGGTCATGGAGATGGGATACGACGACGATGTCGACGAGGATCTCCGTGACGCCCTGACCGAACGCGTCGGTGAGCTGGTCGACGAGGACACCGACGAGGTCGTCGACGCGGTGCTGTTGTGGTACCGCGACGGTGACGGTGATCTGTTCGAGCTGCTCACCGATGCTCTTGGCCCCCTCGCCGACAACGGCGTGGTGTGGTTGCTGACCCCGAAGGCCGGGCGCGACGGACACGTCGAGCCGAGCGAGATCAGCGAGTCGGCGCCCACCGCCGGCCTGCAGCAGACCTCGACGGTGAACGCCGGCAAGGACTGGACCGGGGCCCGGCTCGTCTCCCCGCGGGGCGCCAAGAAGAAGTAG